GCAAATGACCAGGAGAAAGTTAGACTTTACCTACCTACCTACCAAATCTTACATATATTTTGATCACCTACTTTATCTTTACGTCAGTGCCTATttctcattacatttttatcCACCGACGTTATGTTTTGGATAAATGTCAATGAACTCTCccaataaaaatcgaaacgaCCAAGTTatctttttatatatttaaattCTTCGACcgaagagagagaaaaaaaaaatattttaattttaggcAAGACTTACTCGATAGCATTAGCTATgtctaaataaatgaaaatggaatgtTTAATATTCCTATGACTTGTTTTCGACCTCAAAATTACATCTCGTGtgacgaaataaatttcaattaacttttgACATTCCCAAATAACttctgtaaaataaaaattttcgatcTTTTGTATTTAACAGACGTGAAAAATGTACGTCGCATTAGATGGCACAATAATATAGGTATACCCATAGAGCGAGTTGttcggttttttatttttattttattttttacagtgtGACTTACAGTGCAGCCGCCACTTAGTGCACTATCTAAACGTTAACGTTTATTTCCTCGCAGCAGTATATAATTTGCAacgatgaaatgaaaatgtggtTTTCGGTCACAGTAGAAAAACGGTTATAAAAtaagagaaaagtgaaaactatGCGAAGCTGTTTGTTTgtgaatgaaatgtttttttttaacttttaattcTGTTTTTGGTTGTATAAATGTTTCGTGTGTATAAAATATGAACAGACGATTGTTATgtcaaaatatatatataccgTATTAACACACAGTGCATCGATATTTTAGcgctgtaatttttttttgttttgtttatgtttttattcCGCTTGATTGGCATTGCATCGTAATTTAATAAGCTAAAAAGACGTTCTCGCAAATTATGTGTAATTAATTGGTGATAATTTTCGTCAAGTTCGATCCCCCGTTAGCCGTGTTCATAACTCGTTTAAAAGCACATTCCTCACACGTAACACACCACCATGTTGGAATCGTTCAATAACAATGTGGAGAATGAAAAGAaggaaacaattgaaaatattctacGGGCATACGAACGAAATTATGGTTTAACCGTAGAGTCTACGGAATGTACAGCTGGAAGCAAAATGGGGGACAACTATATGTCGGTGGTGAAAAGAATTAAGATAATCGGGACAATAGCTAATGGTTCCGATGAAGATTCAGGtaaatcaaccaaaaaaaaattatttcccaaCAATGAAAGGCAGAGCCAAATCAAAGATTAATTCATTACCATCAACCATTACAATGTCGCATACTTACATCTTCCATCCAATACAATGTGTTACCTAATAAAGCTCTCTGCGTATGTAACGATCGACAacggtcgaaagtggcttttGGTCGAACAAAAGATTCCAACGTGTTCAAGGACTCACTTTCTTCTCGATTTTTCGGTTACATGTTCAGTCAATGGCGGAAGGGCACTTTGAAATGAAACTCTCttttgtcgtttattttttcctattttgtaGCAATCGCGTTCAACTACGCAGATATATTGCTTTGATCGACATTAAATTAGGAAACCAGAAATTCCAGCAATGCGCGCCATCATTCCTAATTTCGATCAATTGTCACTCATACACATTGAGTTCGATATCTCACCATAGCACAACATTCCCGCCATTTCATTCGCTCATATGCATTATACAGGAAGttgatttattataaaaatgtaaGTCTGCTAACTAACCTTGAAAAGAGCGATTACCAAGGTTtagaaaaaatctttgttaattaaatagaaaaaaaatgcacaaaaacacacacacgACAGCATCGGGAGAAGAGATGAGTGTTTCATTTGAATCTATAGTTTATGACTCGAAAACATGATTGCATTTCATATATAATGGGCGTTTAGATCGATTGACTTGGTGCGAGTTcatgttattttttttgcttattaAACAGAAATGTATATCTCTACCATTACCTGTGTGATGCAATGATGTAACACAGTAACACAGTAAACGACTGAgctaaatttataatttgttattgaagacattttataattcatttgtaattaattaaaacaaaaacatttcgtttatgCGCTCGAGATGTTTATAGTTTCATTGTTTTGCTTCAATTGTTGTTAGAGTTGTTGTCCGTGACGTATATTCAATTGTATCAGTACCTGttccatcaactttttttatgcaaaaacaaaaacatcttCGCTTGCGTGGAAGCTTTCcccaattaaaattaaaagaatttttagtttccGACTAACTTTAATAGTCATCGAGTGATATGAATAGTCATTATCGAGAGATAAATACTTGTTTCAGGCAGTAGATGTGTGACTTTTCTCTCGAGGCCGCGGGCCGAGTGCGATAttactcagtgacgaaaagtacaACTTTCGTTGCCTTGTTAAAAACGTTAAGTTATGAGGtgcacgatgtgtattatattGTCGAGAatcgagaaaatgttttcgtgaaatttctcgaaatttttttaaattttttgaaattgatttacgAAAAATTCCGAAAGTTCTCGATGAGAAATGCTTTTAGGTGCACGATGTGTGTGGTCGagagtcgagaaaatattttcgtgaaatttctcgattttattgaaaccGATTTTCGAGAAATGTTTCAGTGAGAAATGCTTTTTAGGTTAAGGATATCTTGCATTGTCCGCAGagtcaacaaaatatttttgtgaaatttctcgattaattaattttcgagaAAGTTCTCAGTGAGAATTGCTTTTCCGATGCGCGACATATATTGCTCAGAGtagagaaaacattttcgtgaaatttttcgattttgtcgaAAGAACCCTAACAGTTAAATATCAACTTTTGGCCTAcacattcttaaaatcgatttttaaccgTGAAACCATGATGGCACATTTTTGaccaaatggagaaaaatgtcttctacatttttctaaaaaaatcaattttaagaaTGTGTAGGCCAAAAATTGAAGGTTCTTTCTAGATATTGATTTTCCAGAAATTCTACAAAGTTTTCATTGAGGAAGCTTTTTAAGAGCACGATTTATattaacaatttaaaaataaatataaattttcgagaaattcgagaaagtTCTCGGTAAGAAATGCTTTTCAGGTGCGCAATTTGTGTGGTCCagagtcgagaaaatatttacgtaaaactcgatttttttttcgaaattgattttcgataaattcgaGAAAGGTGTCGGTTTTCGGGTGCGCGATTTGTGTTGTCCAGAGACGAGAAATCGAATTTCCGAGTAAaccaagaaattcgagaaaatattttttaaaaggaaGGCTCTTGGTTGTTGGTTTTGGTCAACTTGtctaaaaacatttatcactcggtggcGGATAGTTTTATTTATCGTTACCGagttaagaaaaaaatgttatttcttAACGCAGCGAAGCAATAACTCTAACTTGCTTATTGTTTCATAGtcatttttccattaattATTTCGCCGAGtttgagaaaatattcggCTTTAATGGATCTGCCTTCACTCGAATCAGGTCGAGTCAAGTCAATTGGATATTTTTAGTTAGGCTAAAATACTCGACAATGCGAACGAGTTTCACATATCAATCTCTCatcgttttcttcttctttttcgtttACAGTATTTAATCGAACGTTGATTGTAAAACGGCAAATTGCTAGCATATCCAGACGTCAGCTGTTCCGGTGCGATGAAGCCTTTGAGAATGAAATAGCTGCATATTGTCATCTGATTCCGGTTTTCCGAAAACACTATCCACATCAAGTGCCATATCCTCTATGTTTCTTCGCTGGTAAAGATAGTGATGGCGAAGTGGTCATCTTGGAAGATCTATGCGAATCTGGCTACAAAATGGTCAATCGAATGAAGGGGCTCGATTATGACCACTGCAGAATCGTTGTACAGGTTTGCATTAGCCACTAAACGATGTTTGGAATACAAATGGACGATATTTGCTGAAATGATATTCTTCTATTGCAGGAGCTAGCCAAATTGCATTCAATTTCACTGATTATGAAAAAAGAGAGGCCGATACAGTTCAAAGAAGCTCTAGATAGTGTGAAAGAAATCGTTTATTGTCCGGAAGCGTTCGATTTCTACAAAGCTAGTTTGGACAGTAGTTTGCGGGAAGCGTTGTCTAGTCTTAGTGCGCATAACGTCGAGGGCGAACTGAACGAGCCAATAGCCAAATTGGCCAAGCTGAAAGGGGAAACATTTAAGATAATGTCGGAGCAGATTTTACACAATACGGACGAATTTAGCGTAGTATGTTCAGGGGATTTATggataaataatttaatgttcCGATATAAGGGCTGTGAGGTGGAAGgtgttaaatttattgatttacaAACTGTTAGGTACACATCGCCTGTTAttgacattttacattttttattttcgagcACTGACAAACAGTTAAGGGTTGATAGACTCGATCAATTGTTGTCCGACTATGTATCCGAATTAACTCATTGCATTTGTGCGTCTGATTTGCCCGACACtgatataaaaaattattcgaaactGTACACTGTGACTAATATTAAACGGCAGTATATGGACAAGGTGATGTATGGTTTAGGCATTGCCATGTGGCTGTTGCCAGCTGTAACTTTTCATCCCGAACATATTCCAGGTAAATTGTTTTCAACGTTTTAACGCATTTAAAACTGTGTGCTCCTTCAACTACTTCAAGTCGCTTTTAACAAAGGAAATGCACAACCTTTTCGGAGAGTTGATAACAGGTGGCGTTGAGTGTTTCAACAATCCGAAAAAAACGGCGTAAATCAGGGAAAAATCAACCGTTTTTCGTGACTCTTTTTTGGTTGTCACTGGCACCGGTccaaagtcaaaaaatatttcgaaagtaCGAAAACCTTCCCCATTTGTTAGACCGTCCCAGGATTTTATCGTAATTAGTATCAATCAAAAGGTAATTGCAGTGGCTTTCAAACGATCCCGATCAATGCTATGCGTCGACGTCCCTGTGGTTTTCTATGGCCGTTTATGGTCAGTggttacctttcaaatgacatcAAATTTGATCATATTTGTCACTGCAACTGGACTTGAAGCATAATTTTCGGATGTTAAACCACTGAATTTGAACAACCCAAAAAGACCACAGGGAAGTCGAAGCATAGCACGATGGGGTTCGTTTGAAAGCCACTGCAAATAGGGATGGTTTTCGtactttcgaaatattttttgactttgaGCCAGTGCCGTTACGTGACGGAAAAAAAAGATCTCTGTTCCTTTATCTATTCCTTAATCCCATCTCATCACATCTTAAACGACAAAAAAGAATCACGAAAAATGGTTGATTTATCTCTGACTCGCGTTGtttctttagattttttaaacactcaacgccatctgttatcaactcTCTGAACCTTTCTAAACTCAAGTTTTATCTAGTAACCTGATGTTATATGTTGCCAGCAATTCTGTTAAACCGTTTGTCGTTTGACTAATCAATGATTCTCCTATTTACGTTACAGATTTGGATGTAATGACGTTAAACGATTTTAAGGATTCAAAGGTGGAAAAGGCCGTAACACAGATGCACACGACAGAGTATCACACACGAATGAAAGATGTTGCTTTAGAGTTTTATCAGAATGGTCATCTCGATCACCTCGATCATCTCGATCAAGTCAAGTCAAATTAGTATTGTGtcgtgattgaaaatgtaataaatgtaAAGAATTTTGTCTTATGCGGGCCTTCTGAAAGTTGACTGAAAGAACATATCGTACAAAGTGCACTAAGCTGCACCAATGGCTATTCAATTAATTAACGTTACGTGTTCTGTTTGGTATAACGAAAGCGTtcaaataagaatggaattttattgGTAAGTTTCACAAAACAGTAGAAACCATTttcaggaaaatattttcctaaattttccaacagttttccgaattttccgattttttttttagaaaatcaaGGAAAATGTCGGATAAACtagaaaaatattggaaaacatatttcccaaaaatagtgcTGATGGTAAGACAGTCAAGATTCTAGGTGAAATATGTCAAAACAACATTTGACCAAAGCTCGGAGCTTTCATTTTCCAGTTCCAAATTCGAGTAGTTTTGAAAGCTCAGAGCTTTCGACATATCTGAGACCTAATCTGGGaacttttaatgaaaatatttatttcattgtgTCGTTACAAATCTTGAACTTGAGGAGTTGATAGTTAAATTGCCATTTTCAAGAATCCACATTAGAAATTGCTGCATATATCCATTTTCTAGCAATTATCTAGTAATCAGAATGGTTCTTTGTATAAACTGTCAAAATTGGCTTCAACGGCGACAACATTCTTCCACCGGTTCCTAATAACACTATCGCGTTCAGTGCAAGCATCTACGTCTCCGTCACATACCCGCAACTCTCCCTGAGCTCTAGCACCTTTTACTAATGCTGCTGTTCGAGGCTGCCTACTTCTTGCAAAGGTCTCAAAGGCCTTTCGCAAAACGTCTGTGCTCATTCTGTCACCATCAGCTACATCTGGCAATACCCGACTTAAATGATAGCAATCTTCCAGAGCCTGATTTGCACCCTGTCCCAAGTGTGGACTTGTCGGATGAGCGGCGTCACCAACCAGCACACATCTTCCGCCTATTGAATACCATTGATACGATTCTAATTGTGGTCGGTCGTATAATCCGTATTTGATAATCCGGTCAGCTTGCCCAATAAGTTCCGGTACAGGTGAGCACCAGTCTTTGAATGTGTCTAGTAGTTGGGAACGATTAGCGTTTAACTCTGaaggagaaaataatttccaagtttCGTGACTGGCGTTGCGATTTCGCTGAGTTATCGCCCATGAAGTCGTTGTTGGCGAAACAGGGTAGCAGATAAAATGCGCTCCCGGACCGTAGATATTTAGCATGGTCCGTGGTGAATTTACTGACAATGGTGTTGGAGACATTCCAGCTGTCTGCGTTAATCCCGTATAAgatgcttcttcttcttcagcACCATGCTTCTTCAAAATCACCAATCGAGAAATTGCTTTAATTCCGTCACATCCAATGAGAAATGATCCCACAACTTTTTCGCCGGTCTCTGAAACGGCTGTGACGCTATCCTCGTTTTCCATAATGTCCTTCAGCTTCCAACCTTCGTGCACCTTAATGTTATCCGCTTTTAAGGCATCTTTTAGTGCAAGATTAAGAGTTGTTCTCTTTACTCCAAATGCTGGTTGGCCATATTTCTGTGGATATTTTGACGGAAGATCCGATACCCCAAGCACATCTCCACCGAAATTGCTTTCACACAACACTTCAAGGTGTGTAGCGGATTCGGTTATACATCTACCGATTTCAAGCAGAGACAGAACTTTCAGCCTAGAAgaatttacatttacaaatgaaaatttacatatttcCATGAACCACTGTAGATTTACTACTAACACACCCATTCGGACACATCATCAAAGAAGCACCAGCATCGCCCAATTCTTTGACCTTTTCCAGAATGACTGGTTCATATCCCTTCCTCTTTAGTAGCAGAGCTATCACAGGACCAGCAATTCCACAACCAATGATTATCACTTTCACAGTCGGCATTATACTGACACTCTACAGACAAAGTACAAATaaaaagcaatattttgtgtgtgataATGATAGCAGTGTGAATGTAGATAAGATTGAAATAACTACACGTACAGTCATACGAAGTGCGACTCACACGTAGTTCGTGAGTTAAttcaatccacgccattagtcgtataaatttatacgtcagagagagcttttttctcctttgttgcgatctgtcagtttttctattttgcgattcagtatggaaatgaaaactaaaattgagatatctttgctgttttatgtggtttttcatattgttttggaccaaaatgtttttaaatgtgtttggaatcggcATAAATAGATTGtacgaaaatacttttttctattttatcattttgttaatgttaatcgattccaaacacattttaaaacattttggtccaaaaaaatatgaaaaaccacttaaaacagcaaagatatctcaattttagttttcatttccatacaaaatcgcaaaaaaaaaacagacagatcgtaacaaaggagaaaaaagctctatCTGAcgtatacgactaatggcgtggattctGTAGTATGATCAGAAGCTGAATTTTCTTCCACTATTAGAGGCTCTGAGATACTTACGTGGATCCTATTTTACTTACTTACAGCAAACGAGCAGAGagttgctaatatgacgactgggacGTCGTTTcgagagggaatatgtcgaattaCAGCCGGTTTTTTGAGAAAGaattaaatacattttctctcgaccaaattcaaaatcattcaacATATTCACTCTATCCGTCAAAatgacccagtcgtcatattagcatcacTCTGCAAACGAAGCAAACGACGAAACTCCTTCGTGTCTAGTCTACAATTAtcgtttttgaaatttttacagAGCGGGTAAAAAATAGGTTTGACTTGAAAGTTCTGGTCAGATCAGGTCAGCTATCATTAGAAGAACAACCTGACCTTACCTGAAATTGCTCATATTCAAAACAGCTTTCAggtaatttcataaaaaaaaatcaggtaAATTGTCAGGTCTGATCTGATTACCATATCCAAGTTTCCGGTAAGGTAGAAATTGGTCACATCAGGTTCTGGTcaaatcaggttcaggtattTTCCCATCAGGTTAAGGTCATACCTGACATGTTTCGAGCtttaaaaattgtcaatatttcCTTGAAAATAGTTTCAAGGATGTTttccatagcactgctcctagcatgaaaattgacaagtgacaaatttggagaattttatgataaaatctCCATAAGTGGTACGAGTAGTTGAAAAGCCTGAAAGACAtcgttttatttcaataaattcaaaatttcagaaTCGGAAAGAAAACCAATAGCAATGTCAATGTCAGAGCGATCCTCTAtcgtaaaaaaattggattttgaaTGTTTGCGCGCATTCTCAACACTACTGAACAAAATGACAACTCTGGCAATAATCTGGTACGATCGCTTGATTTTATTActtcttttcgttttgttgtgACGTGTAGACAGTGAGAAGAGAGAGGTCcaagaacaaaatttaaattattgactGTCAACAAAGTGCCAACATGATTGGATCTAACGCTGAAATTGAGAAAAAGTCTGAAGAAATTTCAGCTCAGGACGTTGATGTCATTTCCACTCCGAAGATAATTACCATCGAAGGTATATCCCTTTGCTACCAATACAATTTTCCTCGCAGATTTTGACATAGTTGAGCCTAACCTCAATCTGTCAGGGAAAATTTGTCTGATTCGTGTTCGACAGTTTGTCATTAATTCAACTTTGTCAAATCAGTTTTACGACTCATACGCGATGCTCAACAACAGCACGGCCTCCGTCACGGAGACTATCAGCGATACCGCGGCTACTGCACTCGTCGCATTGGCAGATTGCGTAAAGCATTGAAACTACCCCAGGGCGATAAGAGACACTACAAGAAGCGTGACGTTGGTGTTGAATTGATCGAAGTGAAGAATGCGGACGAACGTTTCCTGCACATTCCGTTGATGCTATCGGAACGGGCTTGGTCGTATGCCATGCAACTGAGACAGGAATCGAATACTGAGCCGAggaaaaagtttcatttagTGAACAAATTGCGGAAGGCTCTCGTGTACGCGCAACAATTGAAGGAACTGTGTGGAGTAAGTGAACGCACAAAAATTCGAGCTCGTCAGTGAGATATATAACCGATACCATTCTGTCCAGAGCAAGATCTGCGATGCCAGAACGAAGCTAGAAGCTGAAGCGTACGTTGCATGGATCCAGGGAacgttgaattttgaattgtcaTTGTGGAAAGCGGCAGCTGAGAACTTAAAGCATGCTCAAGTTGTGtacgaaaatttgttgaacgCTTTGCCGGAGGAGGAGCAGACTCTATACAAGGCCAAAGTAAGTATACGAAAACGATTGATTCATGTACGTTCAGTGACTGAACTTCAGTCAACCGGTGGCTGGGATTCTGTTTGTGTTTATCGCATTTGGATTGAGTGAATCAGGAGATTTCCTTACCGCATAGCTGACATGGTTGTCTGATGTGAATGTGAGTCCTTCTAATGTGTTATATGGAGTCTGTGTGGACAGTTTTCCGTAGGTGGACATTCAGTTGGTACaaggtttcgtttttattttgtattataaTTCGGTTGTCACACTGCCTACTAGTGACAGTTGTTTGAGCATGAAAAGATTTGAGGAAAAATTGATGCTTTTATATGTCAATTCCTAGAGTTCCATTACTTCAAAGGGTCACCTCTCTTCCCAGTGCTAGAACTCTAGGATGGTGAGTACTCCAATCGGTTTTTTCGAACTTTCTTCTGGACTTGAGAGAAGTCTGAGATGTGTGGCGATCAGTTCCTATAATTCTATCACTGCAAAAGGTCTATCTTCTTACCAAAGCTAGAACTCAAGGAAAACTAACATTtccaacagttttttttagtaaccTCTGGATTTGAGGAAAGATTGAAGTGCCTGAAGGTCGTTGGGAAGCTGAGACACAGCAAACAGGTTTTTGGTGTTTCTGTTGGTTTCGGTTACAGAGGAACCATTACAAGTTCACTCAAGTAGCTATAGTCTTCCCTATTTTCAACTGCACAAATCTCAGTGTAGGTGAACTTTCAACCCAATAAGGCTATATCTGCCTGAAAGTACTCGCAACACCCCGCACGATTGCGTAGGCGTTTCATTTGCCCAAAAAGAACTCAATAAGAAAAGAGCATCGAGGAATTTTTTGAACGGTAGCTTTGGCTTCTGGGGACCAATGCCTTTCAGGACACAAATGGCAAAGTTCGTGTGAATCTTCGTCCGATTtcgaaagttttaaatttatcggcgACGAATACTTACGTTGTGCCTTCTCCAAATCTCCTTTCGATTTT
Above is a genomic segment from Bradysia coprophila strain Holo2 unplaced genomic scaffold, BU_Bcop_v1 contig_24, whole genome shotgun sequence containing:
- the LOC119077775 gene encoding uncharacterized protein LOC119077775 produces the protein MLESFNNNVENEKKETIENILRAYERNYGLTVESTECTAGSKMGDNYMSVVKRIKIIGTIANGSDEDSVFNRTLIVKRQIASISRRQLFRCDEAFENEIAAYCHLIPVFRKHYPHQVPYPLCFFAGKDSDGEVVILEDLCESGYKMVNRMKGLDYDHCRIVVQELAKLHSISLIMKKERPIQFKEALDSVKEIVYCPEAFDFYKASLDSSLREALSSLSAHNVEGELNEPIAKLAKLKGETFKIMSEQILHNTDEFSVVCSGDLWINNLMFRYKGCEVEGVKFIDLQTVRYTSPVIDILHFLFSSTDKQLRVDRLDQLLSDYVSELTHCICASDLPDTDIKNYSKLYTVTNIKRQYMDKVMYGLGIAMWLLPAVTFHPEHIPDLDVMTLNDFKDSKVEKAVTQMHTTEYHTRMKDVALEFYQNGHLDHLDHLDQVKSN
- the LOC119077776 gene encoding aurachin C monooxygenase/isomerase-like, which encodes MPTVKVIIIGCGIAGPVIALLLKRKGYEPVILEKVKELGDAGASLMMCPNGLKVLSLLEIGRCITESATHLEVLCESNFGGDVLGVSDLPSKYPQKYGQPAFGVKRTTLNLALKDALKADNIKVHEGWKLKDIMENEDSVTAVSETGEKVVGSFLIGCDGIKAISRLVILKKHGAEEEEASYTGLTQTAGMSPTPLSVNSPRTMLNIYGPGAHFICYPVSPTTTSWAITQRNRNASHETWKLFSPSELNANRSQLLDTFKDWCSPVPELIGQADRIIKYGLYDRPQLESYQWYSIGGRCVLVGDAAHPTSPHLGQGANQALEDCYHLSRVLPDVADGDRMSTDVLRKAFETFARSRQPRTAALVKGARAQGELRVCDGDVDACTERDSVIRNRWKNVVAVEANFDSLYKEPF